A region from the Aegilops tauschii subsp. strangulata cultivar AL8/78 chromosome 5, Aet v6.0, whole genome shotgun sequence genome encodes:
- the LOC109787621 gene encoding uncharacterized protein, giving the protein MSPRSNSALVPPVPKPQQKKWRQEEESGGGCRGSRASRRALTKSEEVRRYSAVERRERIERYRSKRKRRNFQKKITYACRKALADRRRRIKGRFAHAGEEEQKACLAETTDQGSSSISGSAVPEWWPAMEEALARKEEVDGITRWDHEMLVSFLGLNLCCASDPSNHPST; this is encoded by the exons ATGAGTCCCCGGAGCAACTCGGCCTTGGTGCCGCCGGTGCCGAAGCCGCAGCAGAAGAAGTGGCGGCAGGAAGAGGAGTCAGGAGGCGGTTGCAGGGGATCTCGGGCCTCCCGGCGTGCGTTGACGAAGAGCGAGGAGGTGCGGAGGTACAGCGCGGTGGAGCGTCGTGAGCGCATCGAGAGATACCGGAGCAAGCGCAAGCGCCGCAACTTCCAAAAGAAGATCACC TACGCTTGCCGGAAGGCGCTCGCGGATAGACGGCGGAGGATCAAGGGGCGGTTCGCACACGCCGGAGAGGAAGAACAAAAGGCGTGCCTTGCAGAAACGACAGACCAAGGTTCAAGCAGCATTAGCGGAAGTGCGGTGCCGGAGTGGTGGCCAGCAATGGAGGAGGCGCTGGCCAGGAAGGAGGAAGTGGATGGCATCACTCGCTGGGACCATGAGATGCTCGTCTCATTCCTCGGCCTAAACCTCTGCTGCGCTAGTGACCCTTCCAACCATCCATCCACCTGA